A window of the Equus przewalskii isolate Varuska chromosome 10, EquPr2, whole genome shotgun sequence genome harbors these coding sequences:
- the LOC103565511 gene encoding keratin, type I cuticular Ha3-I isoform X1, translating into MSYSCFLPSLSCRSTCSSRPCVPPSCHGCTLPGACNIPANVGSCGLFCEGSFNGNEKETMQFLNDRLASYLEKVRQLERENAELESRIRERCQQQEPEVCPNYQSYFRTIEELQQKILVSKSENARLVVQIDNAKLAADDFRTKYETELGLRQLVESDINGLRRILDELTLCKADLEAQVESLKEELLCLKQNHEQEVNSLRSQLGDRLNVEVDAAPTVDLNRVLNETRSQYEALVETNRRDVEEWFTTQTEELNRQVVSSSEQLQSYQAEIIELRRTVNALEIELQAQHNLRDSLENTLTETEARYSSQLSQVQGLITNVESQLAEIRSDLERQNQEYQVLLDVRARLESEINTYRGLLESEDCKLPCNPCATTNACDTSIGSCVSNPCVPRTRCGPCNTFVR; encoded by the exons ATGTCTTACAGCTGCTTCCTGCCCAGCCTGAGCTGCCgctccacctgctcctcccgGCCCTGCGTGCCCCCCAGCTGCCATGGCTGCACCCTGCCTGGGGCCTGCAACATCCCCGCCAACGTGGGCAGCTGTGGCTTGTTCTGCGAGGGCTCCTTCAATGGCAACGAGAAGGAGACCATGCAGTTCCTGAACGACCGCCTGGCCAGCTACCTGGAGAAGGTGCGCCAGCTGGAGCGGGAGAACGCGGAGCTGGAGAGCCGCATCCGGGAGCGGTGCCAGCAGCAGGAGCCCGAAGTGTGCCCCAACTACCAGTCCTACTTCCGCACCATCGAGGAGCTCCAGCAGAAG ATCCTGGTCAGCAAGTCTGAGAACGCCAGGTTGGTAGTGCAGATTGACAACGCCAAGCTGGCCGCAGATGACTTCAGGACCAA GTACGAGACAGAGCTGGGCTTGCGGCAGCTGGTGGAGTCGGACATCAACGGGCTGCGCAGGATCCTGGACGAGCTGACCCTGTGCAAGGCCGACCTGGAGGCCCAGGTGGAGTCCCTGAAGGAGGAGTTGCTCTGCCTCAAGCAGAACCATGAGCAG GAAGTCAACTCCCTGCGTAGCCAGCTTGGAGACCGCCTCAACGTGGAGGTGGATGCAGCCCCCACCGTGGACCTGAACCGCGTGCTCAACGAGACCAGGAGTCAGTATGAGGCCCTGGTGGAGACCAACCGCAGGGACGTGGAGGAATGGTTCACCACCCAG ACCGAGGAGCTGAACAGGCAGGTGGTGTCCAGCTCAGAGCAGCTGCAGTCCTACCAGGCAGAGATCATTGAGCTGAGACGCACGGTCAACGCCCTGGAGATCGAGCTGCAGGCCCAGCACAACCTG AGAGACTCTCTGGAGAACACGCTGACGGAGACAGAGGCGCGCTACAGCTCCCAGCTGTCCCAGGTGCAGGGCCTGATCACCAACGTGGAGTCCCAGCTGGCCGAGATCAGGAGCGACCTTGAGCGTCAGAACCAGGAGTACCAGGTGCTGCTGGACGTGCGGGCCCGGCTGGAGAGCGAGATCAACACGTACCGGGGCCTGCTGGAGAGCGAGGACTGCAA GCTCCCCTGCAACCCATGTGCCACAACCAATGCATGTGACACATCCATTGGGTCCTGTGTCTCTAATCCTTGTGTCCCACGTACTCGGTGTGGGCCTTGCAACACTTTTGTGCGCTAG
- the LOC103565511 gene encoding keratin, type I cuticular Ha3-I isoform X2 yields the protein MSYSCFLPSLSCRSTCSSRPCVPPSCHGCTLPGACNIPANVGSCGLFCEGSFNGNEKETMQFLNDRLASYLEKVRQLERENAELESRIRERCQQQEPEVCPNYQSYFRTIEELQQKILVSKSENARLVVQIDNAKLAADDFRTKYETELGLRQLVESDINGLRRILDELTLCKADLEAQVESLKEELLCLKQNHEQEVNSLRSQLGDRLNVEVDAAPTVDLNRVLNETRSQYEALVETNRRDVEEWFTTQTEELNRQVVSSSEQLQSYQAEIIELRRTVNALEIELQAQHNLRDSLENTLTETEARYSSQLSQVQGLITNVESQLAEIRSDLERQNQEYQVLLDVRARLESEINTYRGLLESEDCKGST from the exons ATGTCTTACAGCTGCTTCCTGCCCAGCCTGAGCTGCCgctccacctgctcctcccgGCCCTGCGTGCCCCCCAGCTGCCATGGCTGCACCCTGCCTGGGGCCTGCAACATCCCCGCCAACGTGGGCAGCTGTGGCTTGTTCTGCGAGGGCTCCTTCAATGGCAACGAGAAGGAGACCATGCAGTTCCTGAACGACCGCCTGGCCAGCTACCTGGAGAAGGTGCGCCAGCTGGAGCGGGAGAACGCGGAGCTGGAGAGCCGCATCCGGGAGCGGTGCCAGCAGCAGGAGCCCGAAGTGTGCCCCAACTACCAGTCCTACTTCCGCACCATCGAGGAGCTCCAGCAGAAG ATCCTGGTCAGCAAGTCTGAGAACGCCAGGTTGGTAGTGCAGATTGACAACGCCAAGCTGGCCGCAGATGACTTCAGGACCAA GTACGAGACAGAGCTGGGCTTGCGGCAGCTGGTGGAGTCGGACATCAACGGGCTGCGCAGGATCCTGGACGAGCTGACCCTGTGCAAGGCCGACCTGGAGGCCCAGGTGGAGTCCCTGAAGGAGGAGTTGCTCTGCCTCAAGCAGAACCATGAGCAG GAAGTCAACTCCCTGCGTAGCCAGCTTGGAGACCGCCTCAACGTGGAGGTGGATGCAGCCCCCACCGTGGACCTGAACCGCGTGCTCAACGAGACCAGGAGTCAGTATGAGGCCCTGGTGGAGACCAACCGCAGGGACGTGGAGGAATGGTTCACCACCCAG ACCGAGGAGCTGAACAGGCAGGTGGTGTCCAGCTCAGAGCAGCTGCAGTCCTACCAGGCAGAGATCATTGAGCTGAGACGCACGGTCAACGCCCTGGAGATCGAGCTGCAGGCCCAGCACAACCTG AGAGACTCTCTGGAGAACACGCTGACGGAGACAGAGGCGCGCTACAGCTCCCAGCTGTCCCAGGTGCAGGGCCTGATCACCAACGTGGAGTCCCAGCTGGCCGAGATCAGGAGCGACCTTGAGCGTCAGAACCAGGAGTACCAGGTGCTGCTGGACGTGCGGGCCCGGCTGGAGAGCGAGATCAACACGTACCGGGGCCTGCTGGAGAGCGAGGACTGCAA AGGGAGTACGTGA
- the KRTAP17-1 gene encoding keratin-associated protein 17-1, which yields MGCCPGECFGCCPQEQDCCEVCCCQPACCGCCGSCCGSCCGCGGSGCGNGCCGSSCCGSGSGCGSGCGGCCGGCCGSGCCGSSGCCGPVCCQPTPVCDTK from the coding sequence ATGGGGTGCTGCCCAGGCGAGTGCTTCGGCTGCTGCCCTCAAGAACAAGACTGCTGTGAAGTGTGCTGCTGCCAGCCCGCCTGCTGTGGCTGCTGCGGGTCCTGCTGCGGGTCCTGTTGCGGCTGCGGCGGCTCGGGCTGCGGGAACGGCTGCTGTGGATCTTCCTGCTGCGGCTCGGGCTCCGGCTGCGGCTCAGGCTGCGGGGGCTGCTGCGGGGGCTGCTGCGGCTCCGGTTGCTGCGGCTCCTCTGGGTGCTGCGGCCCTGTTTGCTGCCAGCCCACACCTGTCTGCGACACGAAATGA